TTAGTGTTTCCATCGTTAAAAGGAAGTTGGATTGCAGATGAAATCAACAGTTTAAAGCCTAACAAGCAAAATTGGAAGGTAATATCAGAGTATCATTTTGGTGGATATGGAAAAGTATCAGAGGAATTAATTACTTTTATTAATCAATTTAAAAAAGACACCAATATTTTACTAGATCCTATTTATACTGGAAAAATGCTGTTTGGAATTTTAGATTTAATTAAAAATAATCACTTTAAAAAAGAGTCTAAAATTTTGGCAATTCACACTGGTGGGTTACAGGGAATAGCGGGTATGAATCTTCTTTTAAAACAAAAAAATAAAACAATCATCAATGAATAAAATTTTAGTTTTTCTTTCTGTATTTGTAATTGTTTCTTGTGGTTCTAGTAAAAAAGTAACCGCTAAAAGAACCAAAGCAGTAAACGTTAATACAGAACAGGAAGTAAAAGTAGTGCCAAGTAAAGAGGCTTTAAAAGAGGTTGAAAAAGTTGTAGAAAAAACTAAAAAAGATGCCAATAGTTATTTGAGTGATTATACACTACAGTATATTGAACAATATGCTCCTTTGGCTATGGAAGAAATGAAAAAGTTTAAAATTCCGGCAAGTATTACTTTGGCTCAAGGAATTTTAGAATCTGGGAGTGGTAGAAGTAATTTAGCATTAAAATCAAACAATCATTTTGGAATTAAATGTCATACAGGTTGGAAAGGAGAAAAAGTGTATCACGATGATGATGCAAAAGGTGAGTGTTTTAGAAAGTACCAATATCCAGCTACATCTTACCAAGATCACTCACTGTTTTTAACCACTCGTTTTAGGTATGCAAGTTTGTTTGGTTTAGATAAAGATGATTATAAAGGTTGGGCAAAAGGTTTAAAAAAAGCGGGTTATGCTACAGATCCTAAGTATCCAAATAAATTGATTAATTATATAGAAAAATACGAGCTATATAAGTACGACAAAATGGTGCTAAAAGGAAAAGATTTAGACTATGTATCTGTAAGTAAAGAAGAAATTGAAGCTACAATTAAAGATTATAAAACTGAGTCTAAAAGAAGAAAAAAAATCAATAGAAAAGGAGTTCATGTGGTAGGATCTGACGACACTTTGTATTCTATTTCTCAAAAATATGGAATTCCGGTAGATGAAATAAAAGCGTTAAATAACTTATCAGATAATATTATTCATAAAGGAGAAGAATTAAAGTTAAGGAGCGATGCTGAGAGAAGTAATTATCATATTGTAGAAAGAAAAGAAACTTTATATTCTATTGCTAAAAAATATGATTTAACGGTTGATGAGTTAAAAAAAATCAATCATTTAAGAAATAACGATTTGTCTATTGGGCAAGAATTAAGAGTAGAATAACCTCCGGTTAATTAGATTTAAAACTCCTAAAAGTCAATTGGTTTTTAGGAGTTTTTTTATTTCATTTTTTTTAAATGCAACATTGTTGCGTTTGTTTGTTTTTATTCTATATTTGCTTCAAAATTTTTAAACAATAAATTAAAATGAAACAATTTAAATTCTTAGTCTATGCAGTAGCATTTTCATTCTTTATCTCATGTTCTGATGACGACCATGATATTGAACACGAACACGAACACGAACATCATGATGAACAAGAAAACATGGCTTTATTGGTTTCGGATGTCAACTCTAAAACTTTAAACTTTATAAAACCTCATGATGAGTCTATTCAAACCTATCAGGCAAAATATAGTAAAGGATCAATATATGCTACAGAGTCTGGGAGATACGGAGTGATAACTCATAGAGATAATAACTTTACAGAAACCTTTAATCTAGGAGGTGAGGTTGCGCACGGAGATCATAGTCATGATTTAGGAGAAACAGGTTTAGCAGCAATAAGTTTCGAAAGTCAAAAACCAACACATTTTAAATCTGCTCAAGGGTATGTTGTGGTTTATAATGATGGAGATGCAACTTTAAGTTTGTTTAATGAGAATAGTATTCATAATAATTCATCACCTGTAAGAACAATTAATACAGGATCTGTTGCACATCATGGAGCTATGGCTGTGTACAAAAATGGAACTATTGCTGTTACAGAGCTAGGGAATGGAGCTTCGCTGCCAGAATCTGTTAAAATAATCAATCAAAGTGGAGAAGTTCTTTTTCCAAATCAGTCTATAATTATAACTTCGGGTATTCATGGAAATGCAGCAGGAGATAAGGTGGCTATTTTTGGTTCTAATACGGGTGTTTTGGTAGTAAAAGACACTGGAGAACAAAGTTTGATTCACTATCCTGATAGTTTTGAAGATGATGTTTGGTTTGGAAGTTTGTTAAGTACTCATGACTCAAATTTGTTTATAGGATATACTGCTACTAAAGGTGTTTATTATATTGATATAGAAAACAGTGAAATTACTCCAGTTTATGAAACTACAGATTTGTTTAAATGTATAGTGAGTTCAGATGGAGAATATGTAGTAGCACTGACTAAAAGTGGATATTTAAATGTTACTGAAATAGAAAGTAAGAGTGTGGCCCATCAAGGACAGTTAAGTGTTGCTTTAGATACAGAGGCTACAGACCATGGTTCTGTAACAAGTAATATAGATGTTAGTGATGAGTTTTTATATGTTTCTGTTCCTTCTGAGCAAAAAATTATCCAAATATCATTAGATGAGTTAGAAGTAGCGCATGAGTTTAATTTAGAAATTACCCCTTATCAGTTTAAAGTTTTAGGATACAGTCTAGATCATTAAAATTAAAAGGAGAATAAAAAAGCGATGTTTAAAACATCGCTTTTTTTTATTTTAGAAAATTATGCTGCTGGTTTTTCACGTTTGTGATCTCTTTTTCCTTTAGAATCACCTCTCTTTTTTTCTGAACGTTTTTTCATCATTTCACCTCTTCTGTGGTGTTGTTTGGTTTGCATTTCTTTCCAACTAACATATTGTTCTTTGTTTAAAATGCTTTTCATTTTGTTTTGTAAAGCTTTTTGCTCTTCTAAATGAGCCATAGCTGTTTTAAACTTTTCTTCGTTAGAAATTTCTTTTCTTTCAGGTCTTTCTCCTTTTTTACGATCTTTAAATTCAGCCATTTTAGCTTCTATTTTTTTTACTTTATCTGCAACAATAGGAGTTATTTTAGCTTCTTGTTTTTCGGTTAAATCTAACGCTACACTCATTTTTTTAACCATCAACTGTGTTTTTTGTTCAGCAGTAAATGATTCTTTTTTAGGTTTGTTTTTTTGTGCAAAAGCACCAACAAATACAAATGTTGCAATCAGTAAGCTTATTTTTTTCATGATATTAAATTTTAAGGATTATGTATATAAGATGGAATAAAATAAAAAAGGTTTAATGATGAATCTTACATAAGAGATATTGTTATTCCTTTTAATCAATGTATCTTTGCAAAATGGAACAAGAGTTAAGACTATCAAGCTGGTTACCAACTACTAAGAAAGAATGTAAGATTAGAGGTTGGGATGAATTAGATGTAATTCTATTTAGTGGAGATGCCTATGTGGATCATCCATCATTTGGGCCTGCAGTAATTGGCCGTTTGTTAGAGAGTTACGGATTAAGAGTTGCTATTGTTCCACAACCAAGTGTAACAGATAATTTACAAGATTTTGAAAAGCTTGGAAAACCAAGATTATTCTTTGGAGTAACATCTGGAGTAATGGATTCTATGGTGAGTAATTATACTGCTAGCAAACGTAGACGTGATAAAGATGCGTATACCCCAAATGGTGATAAAGGTTTACGTCCCGATTATGCCACTACCGTTTATAGTAAAATATTAAAAGAAAAGTTTCCAGATACTCCTGTGCTAATTGGAGGTATTGAAGCTTCGTTAAGACGTGTAACGCATTACGATTATTGGTCTGATGCTTTAAAGCCAAGTATTTTGGCAGAGTCTGGAGCTGATATTTTGGTATACGGAATGGGAGAACAACCTCTAAAAGAGATTGTAACTTTAATGCAAAAAGGAGTTCCATTTTCATCATTAAGAACGGTTAAACAAACTGCTTATTTACAGCCTAAAAATGAACCTATCCAAAAAAATAAAAATTGGGTAGATAAAAGATTAAGTTCTCATGAAGATTGTTTGGCTGATAAAAAAACATTTGCAGCCAATTTTAAAGTTGTAGAGCAAGAGTCTAATAAAACTTATGGAGGTAGAATTTTACAAGATATAGGTGATGAGGTTTTGGTGATTAATCCACCTTATCCAACTATGTTGGAAAAAGAAATAGATGCTTCTTTTGATTTGCCTTATACTCGTTTACCACATCCTAAATACAACAAAAGAGGGCCTATTCCTGCTTTTGAAATGATTAAATTTTCTATCAATACACATCGTGGTTGTTTTGGTGGATGTAGTTTTTGTACCATTTCTGCACATCAAGGAAAGTTTATTGCTAGTAGAAGTAAAGAATCTATTTTAAAAGAGGTAGATCAAGTAGCAAACATGCCAGATTTTAAAGGGTATTTGTCTGATATTGGTGGGCCATCTGCCAACATGTATCAAATGAAAGGAAAGGTTCAAGAAATTTGTGATAAATGTGTTGCTCCTTCTTGTATCAATCCAGTGATTTGTTCAAACTTAGATACTTCTCATGCTCCGTTAACGGATATTTATCAATCGGTTGATAAGCATCCAAAAATTAAAAAATCATTTATCGGTTCTGGTATTCGTTACGATATGTTAGTGCCGGATTTTAATAAAAATGCAGATCCAAAAGAGTTAGAAGATTATACCGAAGAGGTAATTACCAATCACGTTTCTGGACGTTTAAAAGTAGCACCAGAGCATACTTCGGATAAGGTTTTAAAATTGATGCGTAAACCATCATTTTCTAATTTTCACGATTTTAAAAAGATTTTTGATAAAATCAATTTAAGAAAGAAATTAAACCTACAATTAATTCCTTATTTCATTTCTAGTCACCCACAATCTGATTTAGAGGATATGGCAAACATGGCTGCCGAAACTAAAGATATGGGGTTTCAGTTAGAGCAAGTACAAGGTTTTACACCAACACCTATGACAGTAGCTACGGTTATTTATTATAGTGGGTATCATCCTTATACCTTAGAAAAAATGGATACGCCTAAAACAGCTAAAGAAAAAGAAGAACAACACCGATTCTTTTTCTGGTATAAAAAAGAAAATCAGGCTTGGATTAGAAATTCGTTAACCAAAATCGGTCGTCAAGATTTAATTAGAAGATTGTTGCCTGATGGAAAGTTTAAAAACCCTTCTAAAAACTTTAAAGCAAAAAATACTTTTGATGATACAGTTGATGTTCCAAAAGGAATCATCAATAAAAAATCTAAACCTACAAGAGGAAAAAGAAATCAAGATGGTTTTGTAAGTGTGTTAGATAGAGATAAAAAAGAAGAGAGATTTTCGGAGAGAAAAAGAAAACCGAAAAGAAGAAAAAGATAATTTAAAAAGGCCTTACATAAAAAATGTAAGGTTTTTTTGTTTTAGGAATTAAACCTTTTGACTTGATGAGTGTCTTAGCTATTAGTTACAGATATATTAGTTAAGTTTTGTTTGCTGTAATCAGTATTTAGTTAGTTTAAGAACTCCTAATTTAGCGTTAGGAGTTTTTTAGTTTAAAAAAACTACATAAATATGTCTGTAGATTCGTATTTTTGAAATAACTGTTTAATATAAAATAATTTAAGATGAAACAAATTACCCTAGTTTGTCTTTTGTTTGCAGCAATTACTTTTGCTAATACTAAAGATAACAAACGCCCTAACATTATCTTTTTTTTAGTTGATGATTTAGGTTACATGGATTTAGGATGCTATGGATCTAACTTTTATGAAACACCAAACATTGATAAGTTAGCTAACGAAGGAATCCGATTTACTAATGGTTACGAGGCAGCTCCAAGATGTGTGTCTTCAAGAAAGTCTATCATGGCAGGTCAATATCCTTTTAGACCTGAATTACAAAATTTAACTGCAGAGCATGTTACTTTAGCAGAGGCTTTACACGAAAATGGTTACGGAACTTTCTTTACTGGAAAATGGCATTTGGCTCATAATGAAGCTGAGATGCCAGAAAACCAAGGTTTTGATGTAAATGTTGGTGGTTGCCACTATGGTTCGCCTCCAACTTATTGGTATCCATATGGTAAAGGAAATAAAAAACCAGTACCAGGTTTAGAGGGTGGAAAAGAAGGAGAGTATTTAACGGATAGGTTGACTGATGAAACAATTAAGTATATGGCCTCTCAGGTTAAAAACAATCCAAATCAGCCATTTTTAGCATATGTATCTCATTATGGAGTTCATACTCCGTTAGAGGGAAAACCAGAATATGTAAAAAAGTACAGAGCTAAATTAAAAACCATGGAGTTTTCAGGTCCTGCTTTTAAAAATGAATTAACAGGAGTGACTAAATTACATCAAGATAATGCAGTATATGCAGCTATGATTCAGAGTATAGATGATAGTTTAGGTAAATTAAGA
Above is a genomic segment from Wenyingzhuangia fucanilytica containing:
- a CDS encoding YgiQ family radical SAM protein; this encodes MEQELRLSSWLPTTKKECKIRGWDELDVILFSGDAYVDHPSFGPAVIGRLLESYGLRVAIVPQPSVTDNLQDFEKLGKPRLFFGVTSGVMDSMVSNYTASKRRRDKDAYTPNGDKGLRPDYATTVYSKILKEKFPDTPVLIGGIEASLRRVTHYDYWSDALKPSILAESGADILVYGMGEQPLKEIVTLMQKGVPFSSLRTVKQTAYLQPKNEPIQKNKNWVDKRLSSHEDCLADKKTFAANFKVVEQESNKTYGGRILQDIGDEVLVINPPYPTMLEKEIDASFDLPYTRLPHPKYNKRGPIPAFEMIKFSINTHRGCFGGCSFCTISAHQGKFIASRSKESILKEVDQVANMPDFKGYLSDIGGPSANMYQMKGKVQEICDKCVAPSCINPVICSNLDTSHAPLTDIYQSVDKHPKIKKSFIGSGIRYDMLVPDFNKNADPKELEDYTEEVITNHVSGRLKVAPEHTSDKVLKLMRKPSFSNFHDFKKIFDKINLRKKLNLQLIPYFISSHPQSDLEDMANMAAETKDMGFQLEQVQGFTPTPMTVATVIYYSGYHPYTLEKMDTPKTAKEKEEQHRFFFWYKKENQAWIRNSLTKIGRQDLIRRLLPDGKFKNPSKNFKAKNTFDDTVDVPKGIINKKSKPTRGKRNQDGFVSVLDRDKKEERFSERKRKPKRRKR
- a CDS encoding sulfatase, with the translated sequence MKQITLVCLLFAAITFANTKDNKRPNIIFFLVDDLGYMDLGCYGSNFYETPNIDKLANEGIRFTNGYEAAPRCVSSRKSIMAGQYPFRPELQNLTAEHVTLAEALHENGYGTFFTGKWHLAHNEAEMPENQGFDVNVGGCHYGSPPTYWYPYGKGNKKPVPGLEGGKEGEYLTDRLTDETIKYMASQVKNNPNQPFLAYVSHYGVHTPLEGKPEYVKKYRAKLKTMEFSGPAFKNELTGVTKLHQDNAVYAAMIQSIDDSLGKLRASLETLGIADNTIIILTSDNGGLSTTEIGSKRAMATSNKPLKTGKGWLYEGGIRLPLIVYGPDFKGNRVEDTPVVGVDYYPTLLNMAKAPLKPEQHKDGVSFYPLLECKSFKRAPIIWDYDFAKIGTGNPSMAAVRDGDFKLVELKHTKTYELYNVKKDVGENDDLSAQYPDKVKEMKKMLFDFRTSIGISQEVTNKKFQATNKRLYKKMKESKQ
- a CDS encoding glucosaminidase domain-containing protein, producing the protein MNKILVFLSVFVIVSCGSSKKVTAKRTKAVNVNTEQEVKVVPSKEALKEVEKVVEKTKKDANSYLSDYTLQYIEQYAPLAMEEMKKFKIPASITLAQGILESGSGRSNLALKSNNHFGIKCHTGWKGEKVYHDDDAKGECFRKYQYPATSYQDHSLFLTTRFRYASLFGLDKDDYKGWAKGLKKAGYATDPKYPNKLINYIEKYELYKYDKMVLKGKDLDYVSVSKEEIEATIKDYKTESKRRKKINRKGVHVVGSDDTLYSISQKYGIPVDEIKALNNLSDNIIHKGEELKLRSDAERSNYHIVERKETLYSIAKKYDLTVDELKKINHLRNNDLSIGQELRVE